TTTGGGTGTTTCAAAATCGTTTATGACTTTGATGATTGCCTGCTTTAGGTTACCTATACCGATCTTTTTTCTTGCATTAATTGGGACTACAGGAATTCCAAGTTGCTCACTAAGTAAACTTATATCAATTTCGACACCATCGGCAATAGTTAAATCCATCATGCTAAGAGCCAAAATGCAAGGCGTATTAAGGTCAATAACTTGAGTGGCTAAACACAAAGAACGTTTAAGGTTTGATGCGTCAGCAATGATGATATTTACATCAGGATGGTGTTCGTTCTTAGAGTCACAAAGAATCTGAAATGATACACTTTCATCAACAGATTTTGGGTAAAGACTATACGTTCCTGGCAGGTCAATAAATTCAGTATCGACTTTATTTTTACTTGCTAATTGTGAAATTTGACAGGCACCGACTTTTTTGTCAACTGTTATACCTGGAAAGTTTGCCACTTTTTGATTTAAACCAGTGAGGGCATTAAATAAGGTTGTTTTTCCGCTATTCGGATTTCCAACTAAGGCTACTTTAATTTTTTGAGAAAGCGTCAACGATTATTTGATTTCGTTTACAAATATGGTTTCAGCTTCTGATTTTCTCATACTCAACAAATATCCTGAAATGGAAACAGCTATGGGATCACCTAATGGAGCTTTACGCTCAATGCAAATTCGTTCACCTGGAAGGCATCCCATTTCCATGAGTTTTAGTGCCAACTCCTTATCAGAAAAAGAATCTATGACAGCTTTTTCTCCAGGTTCTAAATTACTTAGGTTTTTCATGCCGCTAAGTTACTTATTTAGAATTAATCTAAAGGAAAATTAAGTATGTTTTTCTACC
The window above is part of the Flavobacteriales bacterium genome. Proteins encoded here:
- a CDS encoding ferrous iron transport protein A, whose translation is MKNLSNLEPGEKAVIDSFSDKELALKLMEMGCLPGERICIERKAPLGDPIAVSISGYLLSMRKSEAETIFVNEIK